The sequence below is a genomic window from Lytechinus variegatus isolate NC3 chromosome 3, Lvar_3.0, whole genome shotgun sequence.
tacaagccttatttcaaatgaacagaacttttttatttcttgaccattttttgtaattttggtaccaaattaaagagcagatattgaacttttcagaaatgtggttttctttttgaaacccagataacccccgccaaatgagttttcggtatcctttcttcaaattgtttttgctcactcatgcgtgaataagaaataacctaagtaatatcagatgaaagaggagattctaagctttaaattggtaggtcatttgtctattctatttatgattaagttatgataaatgatcgctaaatctcggtttcgtttattctgggacgcactgtatagtcttctgttttttcccctcacacccagcggattacaatatcagttacaccatttgtatatatattattttttcagttaggatatatttatatacttttatacttacagatttatttttacactttcttctcttagtttgttttatgctctatcatacataggggaaggcggggtaagttgagcataggggcaagttgagccaccagccccaggccaataatgaatgagtcagacattatggtggtgtaatgtattgatgacccatagcataacccctaaccccaccacattgttttcaactttgaaacaaaaagtagttttttagagggaaaaatatgaatttcagccaaaaaagtaaaagagtgtgaaatagataagtgctttataaatacacacatctttaaatataataaagacatgataacaacattatcagtccaggtatggatcttcattcttgtcatagtcttttatatgatggatgcataataaatgtgtggatacaaaattatcgcactaagttcggactggggtaagttgagccaaacagcatggggcaagttgagccatggtaattcctatggtaatgtatcttaaaaaacaaacaaaccatacaaatcgattgaaatgcttgctgaaaggagcaaatttacatgactgctcttttccttttaaaggatgttagtatttaaagagaattagcaagtgaaaaaactttaaacaaaaaattgacatgctggttctcccctcatacattttgtacatagtttttgtggctcaacttaccccagaaggtggctcaaacttaccccatatatggggcgagttgagccatttgacattgtttttttcaaaggtcacgatgactttcagtgtggggatagaaagttatatataggtggaaaataattcagaagaattaaatttcaaggcaaggtacttatttcgacaagattattaatcatatcaattctaacatgcaaaaagcaaaaactgtcacaacttaccccgccttcccatACTTATGGcttttgcacattatcagttgttcccttctctttcccttttttccccactcttatgcactagtttattatgcctttctttgttatctgtgtgacccacctctcactaattctcttgttattcatatcTTCCCcataccctctatcactgttttgttccagatcctgtttgatgttgcctgcctcattatcttaatccctcttggcttgaggtctttctttggccttactagggccgtctgcaccatcccgagttttcaaattagcgcgctatttctgatccggcaaattatcccgatctgaaaaatctcgagattgtttgtaatgcagacgcaattatcgcgctagttcgtaggattaatctcgagattgcaatcccaagtcaactcgggtttatttgcaaaatagcgcgctatttacgaattatcgcgctaattcgtaggtgcagacgcactcgggtttggactcgggttaatttattcatgaccttcagtccataatgcaattcgctttccatttccgccttggtcAAAACATAAACACATCGCGATTgtaccgaacgcatgcgaaagtcaactttatcgcgaatagcgttcatcaattccccaatcagcaacgatggtgtccAGCCCCCCagtgaatggattttgggagagaccagaccgatggggaggcgctcattatcgacgatggtcatagtcaataacaatactgacagcagtgtcgtcttattccttcgcaaaatgtgagcaaatagcatttctttcctcctcccccCCCTTGTCGTTGCCTCctccgccatcatattaaacgaagaatacttcactcgGTTATattatagcgcggctgagctcagaggattgttgcataacaacggtcgaattcggcgaaagtGCTAGTGAAAAGCTAAGAGTACAACATATGCacttgattgcatatcgcgggaagttattcaaaagcgcgggccgttgaaactccaagatcgaaagtgcgcatgctcggaatatcgggcttgttgcctcgctcgagcaagaatcgctcttcgtgcgatggtggagacggggtttcttgaatctcgagattaatcgcgaagagggctgatcgggctaaaatctcgagattgagcaaactcgggatggtgcagcaccgcctactcacactaacttccctttgtgtctgcctactccttttctttcatccccttcactaacctgattggtcatctcttctcactaatgccccttttgtctccttgttccaGTGTTGCtattgaatgtctgtggtctacattatggttgttccaccttatatgtttgtcattttgcctccaaagaagattctgctaggatcgaaagcttcggccccttttgactctcttgtttgaatgaattgaaagaatactaatacaACCATtctgaaagattgcaagcctttgtttaggagtaaaggccaaattagtttcaaatcatagCCAATGGTACGACTGCTGTGACGTCATTACAACTATTTGCTTTTATTcaaagaaggatgatagcatagtcacagattttaaCATAGGTATTTGTACAATGATTTCAAACAATACACGGTAAGATGTTCCAAGGTTTCAATACtagcatcaaattctaatacattttattccaaaattgagtcaCAGACCAATCGTAAGTTGTGCGGTCGCCTTAGATTTTGCACTAATTTTTGCTTTCTCTGTAGGCCTTGGATTGCAGAAACTGTTGTAGCAGTATCTGATGACTGGTTACCTTCTCTGCAGGACCTTGTTACTTTGCACCATTTGAAAAATGTACAGCTTCTTATTGGAGGTAAAACCCGTCACCAGTCTATCAAAATCTGTGTGCAATATGTCTGTGAGAGGATCCAGAGTCAAAGATATGAAACCAGTGATGTTATCATCATTGTTCATGATGCTGTAAGACCGTTCGTAGcagaggaaactctccaaagaGTTACAGAGGCTGCTCATAAACAGGGGGTATGTAATCTCATCATTCTTAGTCTTTGGTGTATTTACTCACattttttctctcatctttCTTGCAACATTCACTCTTTTGCATTAATTGAGTTGaaatcacttttcaaaatgTGACTAGCCACCCCAAAACAATAAGAACAATAAGTATTAGCATAGTTccttttgttatcattatacatGTGCTTCTTATCTTcattgttatttaaaaaaattgtctttaaaGGTAATTTTAATGCCAATTCTTAAACAGCAAGGTTGATCTTCTGTGTTTACCCCTTTTGCAGGCTGCAGGGGTAGTATGTCCTTTGGTTTCAACAACATTAGCTACAAAAGAAGATGGCATTCTGGATTATTCCTTGGTGCGATCCAAACACTGTAATAGTCATACTCCTCAAGCTTTCTCATATGAAACTATCGTCACAGCATATGACAAGGTAATTATCCATTGCCACTTTATTTCCCACACCATGGATGCAAGAGTCTTGTTTTACAAACCTATATAAATGCAAACATGTTTATAAATCTGTTTCTATCaaggctttaaaaaaaagtgcagcGGCCTTTTGATTGCCAAACAATGCCTAAcataaatacatttcattttacaagGGTTTTGACTACTTCTCTGAAGATTATTTAAGATTGACTTTTATTCTTAGAAAAATTATATGCTTATAAACTTCATCTTgatgtttattattttattacctGTTGTTAATTATGATCAAATTGATAAATTCCTATTTTTAATTCACTGCACTGGCTCcctatcaatatttttttttaattttgctgcTCGTTTTTTGTTGCATTCATGGATTAGCACCCCAGTTATCACATACCAACTAGGTGTGTATGCTCTTCAAAATCAGGTTTCCGTGTGGTTccaaagttaaaaaaaacttgagGAGAAAGACTCTTTGCTCATGCAACCCCCTCATTGTGGAATAGACTTTTGAAGAAATCAAACTTGAATTTCTGTTGATCCTTGAAAATGTTCTTaaaacctttttatttattttcaattctttatgCACCTTGaacactctacagagtggatttgagGCTTTACAAATCACATGAATGAAACCTAAACCTagttatatatttataaaatgtGATTAAAAATTCCCATACCAGATTTCTCAGCATGATCTTGATCATGGAACAGAGGTTCTTCATTTAGCACTGGAATATGCAGGAGTGAGAGCTAAGCTGTTACACACAACAGATGAAGTTTGGAAGGTAAGCAGGTGGACTAAGGGCTAAGTGTTTTGACAGATCTAAGTTTTGTTTCTTGTATGCTActgattcatttcagttttttaGATGTTTTAGAACCCACTAGCAAacttcttgttttcttttattgaatcttattcattatttgtaaatCATAAGGATGGTTTCATAAAACTATACACAATACAAAGTCTTGTTTATTGTTATGATGAACTTgaaaatttcttaatatttttacTATTGATAAATTTTGTTCAGTGCATTAGCAAAAGTATCCACATACTGAATGCTGTATATCCAATATATCACTCAAGCAACCAATATTACATGAATACCAAATTATGTATATCAGGGCTCCACGCTAACCCATTTTTTCAACTGGTCCAACTttttcatgtcggaccagtagatacccagtttttgtctcacctgcgaagcaaagtgagactataggcgccgcttttccgacggcggcggcggcgtcaacatcaaatcttaacctgaggttaagtttttgaaatgatgtcataacttagaaagtatatggacctagttaataaaacttggccataaggttaatcaagtattactgaacatcctattagagtttcatgtcacatgaccaaggtcaaaggtcatttagggtcaatgaacttagaccatgttggaggaatcaacatcgaaatcttaacctgaggttaagtttttgaaatgtcatcataacttagaaaatatgtggacctagttcatgaaacttggacataaggttaatcaagtatcactgaacatcctgcatgagtttcacgtcgcatgaccaaggtcaaaggtcatttagggtcaatgaactttggccgaattggggatatctgttgaattcccatcataactttgaaagtttatggatctgattcatgaaacttggacataatagtaatcaagcatcactgaaaattttgtgcaagtttcaggtctcatgattaaggtcaaaggtcattttgggtcaatgaactttggccgaatcgggggtatctgttgaattaccatcataactttgaaagtttattggtctagttcattaaacttggacattagagtaatcgagtatcactgaacatcctgtgcgcgtttcaggtcacatgaccaaggtcaaaggtcaatggactttggccgaattgggtgtatctgttgaattaccatcataactttgaaagtttatggatctgattcatgaaacttgtacataagagtaatcaagtatcactgaacatcctgttcgagtttcaggtcacatgatcaaggtcaaaggtcatgtaaggtcaatgaactttggccatgttggggttttttgttgaataaccatcatatctctgtaagtttattggtctagttcataaaaaagggaaataagagtaaccatgtatcactgaacatcttgtgcgagttagagtagtattcaaagtgagcactgctgctatattgaaccgcgtgatgcaggtgagacggccagaggcattccacttgttcaaatttttactggtccgaacctaaaatctactggtccccccaaaaataaagaaaacattaaaaaaaggcgcaagtttatttttgtagcctttcgttacccccaaaaaataataaaatgaaggaatgaaggacaaaaagaaagagagaaagaaagaaaggaagaaaagaaaaggtaaagaaaggatagatgtgaagaaattggaaaaaaagaaagaactaaagaaggaaaggatgGAATaatgaaggaacaaaaataagaaagaaagaaagaaagaaaaaagaaatgaaggaaagaaatgaagcaagcaatacagaaaaagaacaaatccagaaagaagtaaaggaaagaaagaagcaataaaaaaagaaagggtaaaaggagagatggagaggacaaaagaaagaaagagaggaaggaaggattgaaagaaggaagaaaggaattaaggaagaaataaaggaaaggtaaaatgatagatagaatgaaaaaaataaaggaaggaagggagggaaAGAAGCGAGcaatataaaacaaagaaaaggtaaaagaatagatgaaaggaagaaaaaaaaagaaagactgagccacaaagaaagaaaggaaggaatgaaagaataaaggagagaaaggaagcaagcagtaaaaaaaaagaaagtaaaaggaAAGATTTAACAAAGGGAAAAGGGGACAAGACAGATAGAAGtaaggaaggaatgaatgtaagaaagagagaaaaggctgaaagaagaaagaaataaaaaagaaagggtaaataaatgatggatgtaaggaagaaagaaacaaagaaagtaacaaagaaggaaagaaagaaaggaagaagagaggactcaagaattaaagaaaggaaaatatcaaaaagaaaggaaggaaggaaggaaagaaagaaatattagagaaaaatattttgaagaatgaaagaacgaattaaagaaaaaggaaattaaaaaagaaagacagtaataaaaaaaacaagagaagagaggaaagaaacaaagaaagattgaaaagaaaaaaggaaagaaagataggaagaaagaaagaaagagaaaaaagaaatattagagaaaaatattttgaagaatgaaagaacgaattaaagaaaaaggaaattaaaaaagaaagacagtaataaaaaatgaaagagagggaaaaaacaaagaaagattgaaaagaaaggaggaaagaaagataggaagaaagctTAAACTATCATCAGAAATAATTTCTCAGTTTCTCTTTGGCTTAATTAAAATAGCTATGAAAGAaatcagaaaccaagtgtatcaacacacacataaatgtatatgtggggctattatgtattcagacgatgtCACCCGAAACCCAATGtgtttgaaccaaaacagaagtgaaaatttcttcttttactGCTTACGAATGATAGAGTTACACCAATTTTTAGGAagtatggacattataagagactttcatgagtatgaaccgtgaattttgacagttctgtgagagatttctgccggAGTTTAGCCAAGCTTCGTTCGCGCAGCCAGTAGATAATTTACCACGTGGGTTGTGTGGCTGGCtgcatgtacactgtacactatccattctgtgtgtattctgtgtgtgaatggcagaatttaacggggggaaatggtttgcagtgaatttgactatttctggaaaagttattggcccagcaatggtttttattactggtcacgCCAGACCTTAAATCTTgcaatttttggaaaaattactggcctgacaatgatatttttaatggtcatgtcggaccagtaaatcttcctatttctgaaaatttacTGGCCCAACAACGATTTTTACcagtctgggaccgtcggaccgccgttAGTGTTGAGCCCTGTAGTATATGGAGCCCTACCATGAATAACCTTAACAAATTATTTAGCCGCTGTCTTTTCTCATATTTTGGTGACTTTACAGATGTgttgtgttttttctttgtatagGTTACATACAGAAGGGATATGTGTGCTGCTGAACAATTTGCAAGGGgtaaggacatttttttttcaatttagtaaaaaaataagattgacgtataaatatttttcttgaaagAGGTATTGAAAGTTGAAATGTGAAGTAAGTAAATGGAGAATTATCAAGACTGTcgagattgaaaaaaatcatgaccatgtTCACAATAAATGGTTATCCACGAAATATGGGATAAATTTATGTGTCTATTTTCAAATACagagaattaaaagaaaattttaagaGTTAGATAGTGATGCAAACTTGACTAATGATTCTTAATAAACAATTCTGTTCTTATAATTTTCTTACAGAGAGGCTTGCAAGGGTAGCTATTCTTTCAGATGGGGCTAGTCTTGAGATTGGTGATGTACTGGAagagaaagtaaagaaaaggaGATTGAGAATCTTATCAAAATGCTCATCTGTCACAACTCTTCCATCCGATATAAACTCTGTTATTGTAATTGCAGTAAGTGTCTCTCAGGTTGGGATTACCATTCACTGTTACAGTAGTACAAGAGCTTTTTCACAACTAATAAAGTATGACTTGCCACATGGTATTTAACATGCAATCTTTGACGGATATTGTAGCCGGTGTCACAATGttgtctttgtgaaacaccccctatTTAACTAACTTCTTGTCATTTGTTTGCATACCAGTAAAAAAAGGCATTTAGAATGCAATTTATTTGAGACATCGTTTCCTTATCATgctaacttaaaaaaaaaattaaacaacattATTTGATCCTAGTTAGATcattatgaatacaagtgatcATGAATACGCAAgtattctaataaataaatcagtAGCACTCAAAAAactttttctgtattttcttgTCACTTCTGTGTAGATGACACACAATTGTTAATCGTCCAGACAACCCCCTACCACTGCAGGCATAAGTGTTTCAACATTGGAAAAGTGTGTTGCTTTTATTCTTAGGTGAATGTGTTGTAAAAATCTTTATTAAACTAAACGATACAAGAGGGAACTTTTGGTCATCAGTATTTCACAGCAgatcaaaaattaacattagCTGGATGAATATTGGATTATCTACTGTGACACCCTCTGATACTATGAGGAATAAGAAATATACTAACAGGCCAGGCTCCAAGTAATTTATGTTAATTTCATTACTCTTGAAATGAATAGGATTGCATGATTtagtttattaataataattataataataatccgcttttatatagcacttCTCTTTAATACATAGGGACGActtgtctaagcgctttacagatacaTTATTAACCCGGTCATCAGATTccatcagtcattcccgcacacaatgtgtgcacatcctccactccctggggagtattccagtcagtcgctggtgaggcgcacacagtactggacaagctacaatgattttcacatcctaccgagtacccatttagcacctgggtcgagagtggcaaactgtagattaacgccttgccaaaggacaccagaccgtggtgggattcgaacacacgaccctctgtttataAGGCGAGAGtcaaccactacaccacggctcctccacacaATAATAAAACCATTATTAGAATTTGAAACTAGTAGATTGGTCTAGTGCTAAAAGATATGAAAGATGCCGTTTATCTGGTCTAGGGGGATGTTTTAAAAATCTTCCATGAATTACCAGTTGGGTGTGGAATACTGCATATCCACTTTAGTCAGATCATGAACAAGATATACAATATAGTAATCAAATAAGTATCATGTGCGTATTCACATTTAGCATGACTTTTTGTCAGacataaatctttgtgaaatgaCATCTCTGTTGcgtaaaagttaccattatggtaactttaccatccaatggtaactgtcatggaatccttgattctaaTTGGCTTTTGaacattgttaccatggtagttaccattgaatggtaaagttaccataatagtaatttTTCTGCAACAGAACCCAGAACCTAAGGTAACATTGACAAAATTTTATAAATACATGGAATTTATAGATTGTGAATTGATAGGTAATCAACGaaagtaaaattttatttttgctggattttgttttaataccCTGTTACAGGATACTCCTCCAATCACTGAATGCATGTTAGATGTAACAACGGTTTTAGAGAAATTACAACAGCAGTGTCCACTCAAGGGATCTGTCATTCTACTTGTTACCATGCCAGCAGAAGAGAAGAATCTTCGAGATAATCTCATGGAAAGATTCAAAGAGCTCAGATTAGACAAAAGATACAGAGATGTCTGTGTTTACTGTGTCATCTTGGAAACAAAGGTATTGTATAATTctatttgttctttatttatgattataattGTGTACTGTAActagaaatatatttattgattttgaagTGCTTCATTTGACCCTTGTTACGGAAGGGACGGGTTTGGCTGAATGTGCACTGATAGAGCAACACATCTGACTCCTCATTCAGTCACTGTATATGTTTTTGGAACTTCTTCATATAATTCAATAATGGGTCTATTAACTATGTTTTGATACGGATGAGATATTGTTTTGTATAATCAAGAATTGCATAAATTATCTACATGAGCTAGTGATGGGTAAGtaaattaatgtctttgttgcaAATCAGTGGATTGATGGGAAAATTGTGTATTCATGAGGGCAGTTCTTTTCTGGCTGCAACCCATTTTGCAATGTTATCCTTTTCTGTATTGCTATTTATGTTGTAATATATTACCATTTTTTATGAGTGGATTTTTATatgttttggtaattactgatttactgtcatgtatttttttactgcaaagtgaaatgaatttgattcaaattgaattgaa
It includes:
- the LOC121410364 gene encoding D-ribitol-5-phosphate cytidylyltransferase-like, whose protein sequence is MRVIAILPAAGTGERTGLKTPKQFCEIAGFPLILHTLWNFQRPWIAETVVAVSDDWLPSLQDLVTLHHLKNVQLLIGGKTRHQSIKICVQYVCERIQSQRYETSDVIIIVHDAVRPFVAEETLQRVTEAAHKQGAAGVVCPLVSTTLATKEDGILDYSLVRSKHCNSHTPQAFSYETIVTAYDKISQHDLDHGTEVLHLALEYAGVRAKLLHTTDEVWKVTYRRDMCAAEQFARERLARVAILSDGASLEIGDVLEEKVKKRRLRILSKCSSVTTLPSDINSVIVIADTPPITECMLDVTTVLEKLQQQCPLKGSVILLVTMPAEEKNLRDNLMERFKELRLDKRYRDVCVYCVILETKSLAVGAERIDRVCELTANLVLRQDELMSGQTFIV